The proteins below come from a single Xyrauchen texanus isolate HMW12.3.18 chromosome 1, RBS_HiC_50CHRs, whole genome shotgun sequence genomic window:
- the LOC127635114 gene encoding GTP-binding protein RAD-like: MTLNKGDKFRNMDKRRGSIPFPVHLQNLHRRSMPVDDRELRSTMPGDKTGELSNLMRFSPGEQHGNSCVSDSSDSVISSGSDSEGQVYKVILLGEHGVGKSSLARIFGEVEDSNDCEETGNTYDRSLVVDDEETSILLYDIWEQDNSQWLKDQCMRMGDAYVIVYSVTDKSSFEKASELRIQLRRSRQSENIPIILVGNKSDLVRSREVSVDEGSACAVVFDCKFIETSASLHHNVHDLFEGIVRQIRLRKDSKEENARRMANCKRRESISKKAKRFLGRMVARKNKKMAFRQKSKSCHDLNVL, from the exons ATGACTTTGAACAAAGGAGACAAGTTCAGGAACATGGATAAAAGAAGAGGCAGCATACCGTTTCCCGTCCATTTGCAGAACTTGCACAGAAGAAGTATGCCGGTGGACGACCGAGAACTGCGCTCAACGATGCCCGGGGATAAGACGGGCGAGCTCTCCAACCTCATGCGCTTCAGTCCCGGAGAACAGCACGGAAACAGCTGTGTGTCCGACTCCTCCGACTCGGTCATCTCCTCCGGCAGTGATTCAGAGGGACAGGTCTACAAGGTGATTCTCCTTGGCGAACACGGCGTTGGGAAATCGAGTTTGGCGAGAATATTTGGTGAAGTGGAAGACAGTAATGACTGCGAGGAAAcag GAAACACATATGACAGATCACTTGTTGTCGATGACGAGGAGACATCAATCCTTCTGTATGACATATGGGAACAG GATAACAGCCAGTGGCTGAAAGATCAGTGCATGCGTATGGGAGACGCCTATGTAATCGTGTACTCGGTGACTGACAAGTCCAGCTTTGAGAAGGCTTCAGAGCTACGAATCCAACTGCGCAGATCTCGGCAGTCAGAAAACATCCCCATCATCCTGGTGGGAAACAAGAGTGACCTGGTGCGCTCCAGAGAAGTGTCCGTGGATG AGGGCAGTGCCTGTGCTGTAGTGTTTGACTGCAAGTTCATAGAGACCTCCGCCTCCCTGCATCACAATGTGCATGACCTTTTTGAGGGCATTGTGCGGCAAATTCGTCTACGCAAGGACAGCAAGGAGGAGAACGCCCGCCGCATGGCCAACTGCAAGCGCCGTGAGAGCATCAGCAAGAAGGCCAAACGTTTCCTGGGCCGAATGGTGGCCCGCAAGAACAAGAAGATGGCTTTTAGACAGAAGTCCAAATCCTGTCATGACCTGAATGTCCTCTGA